cagcagctccgccGCCGCCTAATTCACCAgcccaggcacccctaaactcggccctccagatgttttgggactacaactcccatcatccctaaccaacagggccagtggtcagggatgacgggaattgtagtcccaaaacatctggagggccgagttgggtGGTGCCTACACCAGCCGACCCGCTCGCTGTTTCCTCCCCGCTTCCTCCCCACCAAGGTCGCACTGCACGGGCAGCAACGCCTCCCCTCCCTACCCTGCATTCGAACCCTGCAAGCGGCCGCCATCTCGGGGGAAAGTTCTCTCCCGCTTCCTCCTGCTGCGCGCCAGGTACAGTACTAGCAAGGTCGAGAAGGAAGCGATCccggcactacaactcccatgacttCCTTTCGCGGCGGCGAAAGGTCACATGGGCAACGAAGGCGCTCCTtcgaggaggaggtggaggaggaggaggaggcgccctcGAGCTGGCAAATGAGGGAGTCCGCGctgctgatttccccccctccgaTCCGCTTAGCTGATTGGCGGCGGAGacgttgaccccccccccacgacgggagggaaggagggaggaggaggagataggcGTAGGCGCGTGCGGGTTGCTGGTAGGCTGAAGTCGGCAGCATGGCGGAACCCGCAGACGGGGCAGACTTGGAGGCGGCCTCGGAGGGGCTCTTGCTGATGGCAGCCGGCGATGAGGAGGGGGCCGCGGAGGAGATCGTGGAGGTGGTGGACCTTGAGGCGCCTGGACCCGGTAAAGAGGCGAGGGACTGGGCGGCTGGGACGGGGATTGGATCGAGGTCTTTTTCCAGGGACTTTTGCAGAGGAAAACGAGACCACCCTGAAAAGTAGTAAGAGGGTTGACCGGTTAGGTGTCATCACCCCCATCCTCATTATCGCCACTCAGTCTGTCAGATTTATTTGTTAGGAGACTTTGGTCATCACTAAACTACAGCCTAGCAGAGCGAAACATTTCAACATAAATGGCCCCCTAGCACGTTGGACCTCGTTTTGTGCAATAAATCATTGGTTCATCTGTTGGGTGCCTAGAGCAACCCAAGAAACCTTATATGCCATAGACTTACTATATTTATGCCTATCAAGTAGTAAATAGCATGCTTTCTCtctaatgttaaaaaaaaagggaaactgGCCTTTGAATCTTTTTCACAACCCATCCCTAGGGGAATTATACAGGAAACAGTATAATACACTGTAAACCATCTTTTGGTCACAGATGCACATACATTTACTGATATTCTGGTGTTCACCAACATCTTTGTTATTTACACACCCAGAGATAGGATGGATTTAGAGCTGGCCGTTTGGAGGTGCTGTAACTCAAGAATATTACAAAGACAGGTCCCTACCCCAAGAGGCTTACAATCTAGAATGGACACAGTGAAACaacagggaaagggggaaatgaagtaCAGTAATGGGGAATATATGTGATTATTTCATTTTCATGTTATTTGGCTTTGGGAACAATTCTGTGTGCAAGAAGCTGCCATAAAGTAAGCTGATGTAAATTAAGCCAGTGTAAAGTTACACTAGGTCCAAACATCATGGGGCATCAGGGGTGGGGCTGGTTTCTGCCTAAGCTTGGTAGAGAGAAAACAAGCATTTAAAGTAGTTTTTTATGCTGGGTTGctaggtcacatgactgagctgaatgggctTAGGGTGCAGTCCAAATTCTGCCCCCCAGTCACACCTTTTGAGGGACTTATATTGGCCTtagctctgctgactgagccagAATGAGCAAGGTACACTGGCTTATCTTTGGCTGAGCTAGGGTtggctctaaggcaggcatccccaaacttcggccctccagatgttttggactacaattcccatcttccccgaacactggtcctgttagctagggatcatgggagttgtagcccaaaacatctggacggccacagtttgggggtgcctgctctaaggtgaTCCACTGCTTCCCGTGTTGCTCATCCTGGTGGATTTTgccataggattgctgccttggTTTTAAAAAGGTGTAAGTACAAAGCAGGTGATGGAGTAGCAATCACAGGGGGAATGAGAGAAGGGGAGCTGTTTGGAGGCAATGAATAAGAGAAcagaggagagagggggaagatGGGTTCCATAGTTATCAAAACCGATGTCTCATGTAGGTTAGGGAAGGCTATTATGCATTACAACCTATAATTTGACATAGGAATATAATTGAGGGGCTCAGGTTTTAGTGAGAGCAGCATTTCAGACCACATGGAGTGGAAGGGGCTCAGGAGATTAGGGTTGGTGATTTCTACAACTTGTCTGAATCCTTTGCGTCTATGACTTACCGACACTTAGCTGTGGACTGATGTTGGCAGTTTACCACGTAAGGTTCATCCTTCTCCTCTAAACAGGATGCTGAGCACACACAGAGATGCCACAGTTTAGCACACCTGCTTTTACTTATCATGCTGGGTTGGCGGGGGGAACCTTAATGCTGAGTGGCTTTGTAAAATAGCATTGCTTTGTTTGCTTCTGCAGATGATCTAGCTGATGAAATGGAAGAtgtggatttagatgaagaggaGGCTGATTGGGAGGACGTTGAGGCAGAGGAAGGCATGGAGGCCCAAGATGACAGTGAGGTCACATTCTCCAAACACACAGGTGAGCTGGTAGAGGAATGAGAGTAGGCATCTCATTCATTATCTAGTGTCCCAGGTTTGGGCTTACTTATTTTGTGCCTATTTTGTAGCCTAACAAGACTACTTTATCAACTAGGTTTCTTTTGCAAGTAATAATAAAGGATTTAACCAGCTTAACTAGCCCATGAGCCTGTTTCTACATTGGGCCTGCTAATTTAAAGACAGGGTTTGTGATGTGAATCATCTCTGCTGGTATTTTCCAAGATGGTGCTCTTCCATGTCTTTCTTTCACCTTAAAAGGGCCAGGTGATCTTAAACAAGGAATGGAGGGGAAGCACCTGTgcattcttaataataataataataataatttattatttatgccctgcccatctggctgggtttccccagccactctgggtggcttccagaaaaatattaaaatgcaatagtccgtcaaacattaaaagcttccctaaacagggctgccttcagatgtcttctaaaagtctggtagttgtttttctctttgacatctggtgggagggcgttctacagggcgggtgccactaccgagaaggcctggttctctgtaacttggcttctcacagcgagggaaccaccagaaggccctcggcgctggacctcagtgtccgggcagaacgatgggggtggagacgctccttcaaggtatactggactgacgccatttagggctttaaaggtcagcaccaacactttgaactgtgctcggaaacgtactgggagccaatgtaggtctttcaagactggtgttatatggtctcggcggccgctcccagtcaccagtctagctgccgcattctggattagttgtagtttccgggtcaccttcaaaggtagcctcacatacagcacattgcagtagtccaagtgagagataactagagcatgcaccactctggtgagacagtctgcgggcaggtagggtctcaacctgcgtaccagatggagctgatagacagctgccctggacacagaattgacctgtgcctccatgggcagctgtgagtccaaaatgactcccaggctgtgcacctggtccttcaggggcacagttaccctattcaggaccagggagtcctccacacctgcccgcctcctgtcccccccccaaaaaaaaacagtacttctgtcttgtcaggattcaacctcaatctgttagccaccatccatcctccaaccgcctccaggcactcacacaggaccttcgccgccttcactggttctgatttgaaagagaggtagagctgggtatcatccgcatactgatgaacacccagcccaaaccccctgatgatctctccctgtggctgcatgtagatgttgaactGCACTGTTGTGGCTACAGGATGGTGCTGTTTCAGCTGAGGGTGTGCTTCACTTTCACTGTTCTTTCCTTAACGTTTTGCTGGGAGAGCAGCACAGTCATGCCCcaatcaaggatggggaacttgtgtccctctagctcccatcagctcccagccagcatggtcaatggtgacATCTGAAGGCTTGCAGGTTTCCCGTCTCTGATCCTTTTGGTTCCTCTTGTTTGGATGCCCACAATAAGACTGTGAGAGAGGTATGTCTGGCTTAGGTCATAACATTGTTCTGTTTGTTCCCCTTAGCGTCTGTTTTCTGCGTCAGTCTTGACCCCAAGACCAACACGCTGGCAGTTACAGGCGGTGAAGATGACAAGGCTTTTGTGTGGCGCCTCAGTGATGGTGAGCTCCTCTTCGAATGCTCAGGTGAGGCTCTTCTGGGTAATACCTTGCAACTCTAATGCCAATATTTGAATTGCTTTGTGTTGCTGGGGTCAGCATAAAACAGTTGAACAACAAATACTTCCCTCTATCTCAGAGAGCCCTGGGGATAAAGTGATCCATatctaaaaaaattatatataagaaACTCTTCAACAGGTGATTTGGATAGGAAGGTGTAGCAATGGAAAACATCTTTATTTTTGTGGTGACTGAATATCACCTCCTTTTACTTCTGTCATTGAAAGGACTGCCTGCAGATTGCCATATATGGATAACTCCACATTAAGGGTATACTCTAATGGCCCTGCTCTACTGAAGAAATAATAATTCCAACAGGGCTGGGGGACCTGTGGGCTTtgaatgttgttgaactacaatgctCATCGTTGTTGACCGTTAGCAATGGTGGCTGGGGTTCATGGGAGTTAGAGCCTGAAAGAGCCATGGTTATTTTCAGGGCTGTTCATTGTGTTGAGGCCGGGTGTGTGTGATATTATTGAGCTCCATAGAGGAACAGGAGGACACTAATACCTCCGCTGTTGCAAACACACATATAGCTATATGGTGCTTTACAGTGTCCAGAGCACTCTCTCTGCATTATCTTTCACAACAACAGACCTGTAAGGTAGATTAGGATTATCATCCTGATGTTGCGAATGGTGGCAGGGAGTGGGTTGAGGCTGTGAGAGAACGATGTATAGAAAGATGGTGGCTTTCCTGCAGGCCAGGAAGTGCGCTCATGGCAAAGGAGAGAGATCAGGCACTTCCTGGTATGCTATACTTGCTTATCTTGGAGGACTCttcattgaacttaatgggattGATTTCAGAATATGCATGATCTTGTTCTCTTCATTATCCCTAGGACACAAAGATTCCGTCACTTGTGCTGGTTTCAGCCATGATTCCACATTCGTGGCCACGGGTGACATGAGTGGACTGATAAAAGTCTGGCGGGTGGACGCCAAAGAGGAGATCTGGTCTTTCGAAGCGGGTGACTTGGAGGTGAGAAATGAGGCCTCTAAATTCCGGGACAAAAGTTTTCGCCATGAGAAGATTTCCCAGTGGAAAGCATGACCACTGTCTTGATTCTAGGGAGAAAACTGTGAGATATTTCAGATAAATTATTTCCTCTGACAGAAATGCAGTGCTTTATAGGCCTGACATTTGGAATATTCCATTTGAAACAGTTTCTAATTTGGTTGGGCGCAACAATGTAATATGGAACAAATTGATGCTTTCTGTGCAAGCTACAGTGTTAATGATTTCTACAAGGCTGTAAGTTTCGCTCATTCCCTGTTCTTTTCTATTCTGCCATAGTCATACAAAGGCTCACAAAACCACATGGCAACGTCATAGCGCGCCAATTGCACAACCTATATATTAGGTTGCAGTCGTAAGCAAGGCATACTGGTGAGATAGTGTGGTGTGGTGGCTAAAGAGTGGGAGCTAGGAGGCTGGAAGTCTCCAGCTGAAATCTCACCTTGGCCACAGACTTGCTAGGTAATCTCAGGCAAGCTCCCATCTCAGCCTTGGccccttctccatctcccctGTTGGCATTATATGGGGATAATATTGACCTCAATTAAAGTGTGATTGCACGGAATACTGAGAAGagcacgttgttgttgtttagtcattagtCGTGTCCAACTATTTTCACCAACTCAAGTGTTATATAAATGCTATACATTAAACTTTTGGGGTACGTATTTAAGAGTTGGCAGTTATATAACTTTTGCACAGTGAGAAAGAATTTGTTGGTTGTGTGCAAAGCAGCTGGCTCCTTTCTGGTATTGCTTAGCTCCCAGCCtgttgctttctctttctcttcttgacCCCAGTGGATGGAGTGGCACCCTCAGTCCCATGTCCTTCTGGCTGGCACTGCTGACGGCAACTCCTGGATGTGGAAGATTCCTAGTGGAGAGTGCAAGACCTtccaagggccatcctgtccagcTACGTGTGGTCATGTCCTTCCTGATGGTGAGGAGCAGGGCTTGGGGTTACAGAATTGTTATAGGCATGGCACTGTCCAATGGCAGAATATGTCGGCTTGGTTCACCCATGATGCTaaagcatggtttgtttgttatatttatatcccacctttcctccaaggagctcaaggtggcatgcacagTTCTCCCCTTCTTCATTTAATCCACagaaccccgtgaggtaggttaggctaagatacagtgactggcccagtgtcacccagtgagcttcatggctcagta
The nucleotide sequence above comes from Zootoca vivipara chromosome 1, rZooViv1.1, whole genome shotgun sequence. Encoded proteins:
- the AAMP gene encoding angio-associated migratory cell protein, whose product is MAEPADGADLEAASEGLLLMAAGDEEGAAEEIVEVVDLEAPGPDDLADEMEDVDLDEEEADWEDVEAEEGMEAQDDSEVTFSKHTASVFCVSLDPKTNTLAVTGGEDDKAFVWRLSDGELLFECSGHKDSVTCAGFSHDSTFVATGDMSGLIKVWRVDAKEEIWSFEAGDLEWMEWHPQSHVLLAGTADGNSWMWKIPSGECKTFQGPSCPATCGHVLPDGRRAVVGYEDGTVRIWDLKQGSSLHVLKGQDGHQGPLTCVASNKDGSLVLTGSVDCHAKLVSSATGKVVSVFREEAIVPKSSAEEAESNSVESLGFCNVMPLAAVGYLDGTLAIYDVATQTLRHNCQHESGIVQLLWEESSPVVYTCTLGGAVCLWDARSGKLISEYRGHSAEILDFALNKDASIVVTTSGDHQAKVFCVQRPDR